A single region of the Thermoleophilum album genome encodes:
- the rplK gene encoding 50S ribosomal protein L11, translated as MAKKVLTTIKLQVPAGQANPAPPVGPALGQHGVNIMEFCKAFNAQTQQQAGTIIPVEITVYEDRSFTFITKTPPAAVLIKQAVGIDKGSGEPNRNKVGRITREQLRKIAEQKLPDLNANDLDQAEKIIAGTARSMGVEVVD; from the coding sequence GTGGCCAAGAAGGTCCTGACAACGATCAAGCTCCAAGTTCCCGCCGGCCAAGCGAACCCGGCGCCGCCTGTCGGCCCGGCGCTCGGTCAGCACGGCGTGAACATCATGGAGTTCTGCAAAGCGTTCAACGCCCAGACGCAGCAGCAGGCGGGGACGATCATCCCGGTCGAGATCACCGTCTACGAGGATCGCTCCTTCACCTTTATCACCAAGACGCCGCCCGCGGCTGTTTTGATCAAGCAGGCTGTGGGAATCGACAAGGGGTCGGGCGAACCGAACCGCAACAAGGTCGGTCGCATCACCCGCGAGCAGCTGCGCAAGATCGCCGAGCAGAAGCTTCCCGATTTGAACGCCAACGATCTCGATCAGGCCGAGAAGATCATCGCCGGCACGGCGCGGTCGATGGGAGTGGAGGTGGTCGACTAG
- the nusG gene encoding transcription termination/antitermination protein NusG, translating into MFKWYAVNTYSGHENKVKENLEHRVRTLRQEGNVRQIVIPTEQVQELKGGQKIQKEQRTMPGYLLINMRLTDDTWRLVRQTPGVMGFVGEVGGPGSKPVPLTEQEVDRILKREVIERPRQRAEFKVGDQVKVVAGPLSDFSGEVAEINPDAGKLKVLVSIFGRETPAEVGFDQVKKIS; encoded by the coding sequence ATGTTCAAGTGGTACGCCGTCAACACCTATTCCGGGCACGAGAACAAGGTCAAGGAGAACCTTGAGCACCGCGTGCGCACGCTGCGCCAGGAAGGCAATGTGCGCCAGATCGTGATCCCGACCGAGCAGGTGCAGGAGCTCAAGGGCGGGCAGAAGATCCAGAAGGAACAGCGGACGATGCCGGGCTACCTGCTTATCAACATGAGGCTCACAGACGACACCTGGCGCCTCGTGCGGCAGACCCCCGGCGTGATGGGCTTCGTCGGTGAGGTCGGTGGGCCCGGCAGCAAGCCGGTGCCGCTCACCGAGCAGGAGGTCGACCGTATCCTCAAGCGCGAGGTCATCGAACGTCCGCGCCAGCGCGCCGAGTTCAAGGTCGGCGACCAAGTCAAGGTCGTCGCGGGCCCGCTATCGGACTTCTCCGGCGAGGTCGCCGAGATCAACCCGGACGCCGGCAAGCTCAAAGTGCTCGTCTCGATCTTCGGCCGCGAGACTCCGGCCGAGGTCGGGTTCGACCAGGTCAAGAAGATCAGCTGA
- the secE gene encoding preprotein translocase subunit SecE translates to MAGKRERARERQAQRRARELGLRTQTGDGERTAALARNRPAESARAARETAAAGGSEHQVSGAAASRATGGVARVVQFLREVRAELARVEWPNREALVRLTGVVIAFVIVAGAYLGLLDAAFSRLVRLIL, encoded by the coding sequence GTGGCTGGCAAGCGCGAGCGAGCGCGGGAACGTCAGGCGCAGCGGCGCGCGCGCGAGCTGGGGCTGCGCACGCAGACCGGTGACGGCGAGCGTACGGCTGCGCTGGCACGGAACCGGCCGGCCGAGAGCGCCAGGGCGGCTCGCGAAACCGCGGCAGCTGGAGGCAGCGAGCACCAGGTGTCCGGCGCCGCCGCATCACGAGCGACCGGCGGCGTCGCGCGAGTCGTACAATTCCTGCGCGAGGTCCGGGCGGAGCTCGCGCGGGTCGAGTGGCCCAACCGGGAAGCGCTGGTCAGGCTCACCGGCGTGGTGATCGCGTTTGTGATCGTCGCCGGGGCGTACCTCGGTCTCCTCGATGCCGCCTTCTCCCGCCTCGTCCGTCTCATCCTCTAG
- the rpmG gene encoding 50S ribosomal protein L33, with protein sequence MARGEVRIAVTLACQECKRRNYQTEKNKRNDPDRIELRKYCRWCGRHTVHKETR encoded by the coding sequence ATGGCCCGCGGAGAGGTTCGCATAGCGGTCACGCTCGCTTGCCAAGAGTGCAAGCGGCGCAACTACCAGACCGAGAAGAACAAGCGCAACGATCCCGACCGGATCGAGCTGCGCAAGTACTGCCGTTGGTGCGGGCGCCACACCGTGCACAAGGAAACCCGGTGA
- the rpoD gene encoding RNA polymerase sigma factor RpoD, with amino-acid sequence MRVSKERGLEDTNVAVALLDDQDQAVGRSEALARLLAEGRERGYVTADEIAACVEELEVDSESLRDLVAHLQDAGIEVLPSEDGGDERLGEPLALGTVHEALVAESGSRAEPAALAPASDEASLDSLRLYLRSIGRVDLLTAEQEVELAKRIERGDMAAKQHMIEANLRLVVSIAKGYLGRGLSFLDLIQEGSLGLIRAVEKFDWRRGYKFSTYATWWIRQAVTRAIADKARTIRIPVHMVEKMNKVSQVERQLVQEHGREPTAEEIAAELGWSVDDVREILRVAQAPVSLDKPVGEEEDSQLGDFVEDEEAQTPFEEVSRAIRRESVWRALAALPPREREVLELRYGLRGRRSLTLEEVGRAFGVTRERIRQIENNTLRKLQQLPEAQALRDAV; translated from the coding sequence ATGCGTGTCTCGAAGGAGCGAGGGTTGGAGGACACGAACGTCGCAGTCGCGTTGCTCGACGACCAAGATCAGGCTGTCGGTCGCAGCGAGGCGCTCGCGCGGCTGCTCGCCGAGGGCCGCGAGCGCGGGTACGTAACGGCCGACGAGATCGCGGCTTGTGTCGAGGAGCTGGAAGTCGACAGCGAGTCGCTACGCGATCTGGTGGCCCACTTGCAGGACGCTGGGATCGAGGTGCTGCCGAGCGAAGACGGCGGCGACGAGCGCCTCGGCGAGCCGCTGGCCCTCGGCACAGTGCACGAGGCGCTCGTCGCCGAGAGCGGGTCGCGCGCAGAGCCGGCCGCGCTCGCGCCGGCGAGCGACGAAGCGAGCCTCGACTCCCTGCGCCTCTACCTGCGCTCGATCGGGCGCGTCGACCTGCTAACCGCCGAGCAGGAGGTCGAGCTCGCCAAGCGCATCGAGCGTGGCGACATGGCGGCCAAGCAGCACATGATCGAGGCCAATCTGCGCCTGGTCGTGTCGATCGCCAAGGGCTACCTGGGCCGTGGCCTGTCGTTCCTCGACCTCATCCAGGAGGGTTCGCTGGGTCTGATCCGTGCCGTCGAAAAGTTCGACTGGCGCCGTGGCTACAAGTTCTCGACCTACGCCACGTGGTGGATCCGCCAGGCGGTGACGCGCGCGATCGCCGACAAAGCGCGGACGATCCGCATCCCCGTGCACATGGTCGAGAAGATGAACAAGGTCAGCCAGGTCGAGCGCCAGCTCGTGCAAGAGCACGGTCGCGAGCCCACGGCCGAGGAGATCGCGGCCGAGCTTGGTTGGAGCGTCGACGACGTGCGCGAGATCCTGCGCGTCGCCCAGGCACCGGTGTCGCTCGACAAGCCTGTCGGCGAGGAGGAGGACTCGCAGCTCGGCGATTTCGTCGAAGACGAGGAGGCGCAGACGCCGTTCGAGGAGGTGTCGCGCGCGATTCGTCGCGAGAGCGTGTGGCGGGCGCTGGCCGCGCTGCCGCCGCGCGAGCGCGAGGTGCTCGAGCTTCGCTACGGATTGCGTGGCCGCCGCTCCTTGACGCTCGAAGAGGTCGGTCGCGCCTTCGGCGTCACGCGCGAGCGCATCCGCCAGATCGAGAACAACACGCTTCGCAAGCTCCAGCAGCTGCCCGAGGCGCAGGCGCTGCGCGACGCGGTTTGA
- the mptA gene encoding GTP cyclohydrolase MptA: MSQLPTTDAPDVQARRPQATVSLTRVGVTGVEKVLRIRSNGDEQLFYAQLECFVDLPPDQKGAHMSRFEEVVNEAIDTVVLGEAFRAETLAAHIAERVRERQGGLRAEARIAARYPISRPAPASGVPTQEIYTMFGVAIASERGTRRLVGVQAQGMTACPCAQELVRDRAERRLREAGVDAAVVDEVLREVPVATHNQRGIGTLYIGAVEACREGIEATDLLEIVESSMSAEIYELMKRSDEALVVERAHRTPRFVEDCVREMVRQAVARYEPLGPEAFVYARQENLETIHRHNVVAERSGLLGELASELAGEQHVLHHVTMREWLEGREASTT; encoded by the coding sequence ATGTCCCAGCTGCCGACCACCGACGCGCCCGACGTCCAGGCGCGACGCCCGCAGGCGACGGTGAGCCTGACGCGCGTCGGCGTCACCGGGGTAGAGAAAGTCCTGCGCATCCGCAGCAACGGCGACGAGCAGCTCTTCTACGCGCAACTCGAGTGCTTCGTCGATCTGCCGCCCGACCAAAAGGGCGCGCACATGTCGCGCTTCGAGGAGGTCGTCAATGAAGCGATCGACACCGTCGTGCTGGGCGAAGCGTTCCGCGCCGAGACACTCGCGGCGCACATCGCCGAGCGCGTGCGCGAACGGCAGGGCGGTTTGCGCGCCGAAGCTCGGATCGCCGCGCGCTACCCGATCTCGCGACCGGCGCCGGCTTCGGGTGTGCCGACGCAAGAGATCTACACGATGTTCGGTGTCGCGATCGCATCGGAGCGCGGTACGCGACGCCTAGTCGGCGTCCAGGCACAGGGGATGACGGCCTGTCCGTGCGCTCAGGAGCTGGTTCGCGATCGCGCGGAAAGAAGGCTGCGGGAAGCGGGTGTCGACGCCGCGGTCGTAGACGAGGTGTTGCGCGAGGTACCGGTCGCGACCCACAACCAGCGTGGCATCGGCACGCTCTACATCGGAGCGGTCGAGGCGTGCCGCGAAGGAATCGAGGCGACCGACCTGCTCGAAATCGTGGAAAGCTCGATGAGCGCCGAGATTTACGAGCTCATGAAGCGCAGCGACGAGGCGCTCGTCGTCGAGCGCGCCCATCGCACCCCACGCTTCGTCGAAGATTGCGTGCGCGAGATGGTGCGCCAGGCGGTCGCCCGCTACGAGCCGCTCGGTCCGGAGGCATTCGTATACGCGCGCCAAGAGAACCTCGAGACCATCCACCGCCACAACGTGGTCGCCGAACGTTCGGGACTGCTCGGCGAGCTTGCGAGCGAACTCGCCGGCGAGCAGCACGTGCTACACCATGTGACGATGCGCGAGTGGCTCGAGGGTCGCGAGGCATCGACGACCTAA
- the pgsA gene encoding CDP-diacylglycerol--glycerol-3-phosphate 3-phosphatidyltransferase produces MPLNIPNVLTLIRILLVPVLVVVLALEAQGGSLIAAAVFALAALTDGLDGWIARSRHAVTTFGKVMDPIADKLLVVAALLALVGRDRLEAWVAMVVIAREFAVSALRVAAGQQGVVIPASVLGKAKTIVQVAAVTALIAVHDPHVLPVQVLVWAMVATTVVSGVDYFVNFRRRLELRAADDARRH; encoded by the coding sequence GTGCCGCTCAACATCCCCAACGTCCTCACGCTGATCCGCATCTTGCTCGTGCCGGTGCTCGTCGTGGTGCTGGCGCTCGAGGCGCAAGGCGGATCGCTGATCGCAGCCGCCGTCTTCGCGCTCGCCGCGCTCACCGACGGGCTCGACGGGTGGATCGCGCGTTCCCGCCACGCGGTCACGACCTTCGGCAAGGTGATGGACCCGATCGCCGACAAGTTGCTGGTGGTAGCGGCGCTGCTCGCGCTCGTCGGTCGCGACCGGCTGGAGGCGTGGGTCGCGATGGTGGTGATCGCGCGCGAGTTCGCCGTCTCCGCGCTGCGCGTCGCAGCCGGCCAGCAGGGTGTCGTCATCCCCGCGAGCGTGCTCGGCAAGGCGAAAACGATCGTGCAGGTAGCCGCCGTCACCGCGCTGATCGCCGTGCACGACCCGCACGTTCTGCCTGTCCAAGTTCTGGTGTGGGCGATGGTCGCGACCACGGTCGTGTCGGGAGTCGACTACTTCGTCAACTTCCGTCGCCGTCTCGAGCTGCGCGCCGCCGACGATGCGCGGCGCCACTAG
- a CDS encoding DUF192 domain-containing protein, with translation MAETPSKSQRKRPGAERDRAFPTAQGRPPSARPSGASELPCWLRGAPTVKVEGFTLALALTPLRRALGLTGVALLPDGWGLVLAPCASVHTLTLRCAIDVVFADQAGAVLQIYADVPPRRLRAARGAAFCVECRAGEARRLVASGGCREIARALKRERFERDVLSRVQR, from the coding sequence ATGGCGGAGACACCGAGCAAGAGCCAGCGAAAGCGACCGGGGGCAGAGCGCGATCGTGCCTTCCCCACGGCGCAAGGGCGCCCCCCGAGTGCGCGACCGAGCGGCGCCAGCGAGCTGCCCTGCTGGCTGCGCGGTGCACCGACGGTGAAGGTCGAGGGCTTCACCCTGGCGCTCGCGCTGACGCCACTGCGGCGCGCTCTCGGACTGACGGGAGTGGCGCTGCTGCCCGACGGTTGGGGGCTCGTGCTCGCACCGTGCGCGAGCGTCCACACGTTGACGTTGCGCTGCGCGATCGATGTCGTCTTCGCAGACCAAGCGGGAGCCGTGCTGCAGATATACGCGGACGTTCCGCCGCGAAGGCTGCGCGCCGCACGGGGAGCGGCGTTCTGCGTCGAGTGCCGCGCCGGCGAGGCGCGACGCCTAGTTGCGAGCGGTGGCTGCCGCGAGATCGCGCGCGCACTCAAGCGAGAGCGCTTCGAGCGCGACGTCCTCAGCCGGGTTCAGCGCTAG
- the tmk gene encoding dTMP kinase: MGGLFVSFEGVDRSGKTTQARLLAQALGDRAVLVREPGGTALGERLRALLKDAAVALDAHAEALLFAAARAQLAVEVVRPALAAGRVVVCDRFIDSSLAYQGAARGLGIDRVLAINDFALEGLRPDVTFLLAVDPSAAAARAGESDRFESEGMRLQRAVADGYEELARRFPERFVRVAADRPVTAVHEFVLRKVQELLAVRARGSAARGATPAAGERAAAAPGDHAPAPQRGRES; encoded by the coding sequence GTGGGCGGTCTCTTCGTCAGTTTCGAGGGCGTCGATCGCTCGGGCAAGACGACGCAGGCGCGTCTGCTCGCCCAGGCGCTCGGCGACCGCGCCGTACTCGTGCGCGAGCCCGGCGGTACCGCCCTTGGCGAACGGCTGCGGGCACTGCTCAAGGACGCGGCGGTGGCGCTCGACGCCCATGCCGAAGCGCTGCTCTTCGCAGCTGCGCGCGCCCAGCTCGCTGTCGAAGTGGTGCGTCCCGCGCTCGCTGCCGGCCGCGTGGTGGTGTGCGACCGCTTTATCGACTCCTCGCTCGCATACCAGGGTGCCGCACGCGGCCTCGGCATCGACCGCGTGCTCGCGATCAACGACTTCGCGCTCGAGGGTCTGCGACCCGACGTGACGTTCTTGCTTGCTGTCGATCCGAGCGCCGCGGCGGCACGCGCCGGCGAGAGCGATCGTTTCGAGAGCGAGGGGATGCGCTTGCAGCGCGCTGTGGCCGACGGCTACGAGGAGCTCGCCCGCCGCTTCCCCGAGCGGTTCGTGCGGGTAGCGGCCGACCGGCCGGTCACTGCCGTGCACGAGTTCGTGCTGCGAAAGGTGCAGGAGCTCCTCGCCGTGCGCGCGAGGGGATCGGCAGCGCGCGGTGCCACTCCTGCCGCCGGGGAGCGCGCAGCCGCTGCACCCGGCGACCACGCGCCGGCGCCACAGCGGGGGAGGGAGAGCTAG